The Microbacterium horticulturae genome has a window encoding:
- a CDS encoding 5-(carboxyamino)imidazole ribonucleotide synthase — MTLRVGVVGGGQLARMMIAPAVEIGIELSVLAEQEGMAAKLAASAVGDYHDEQTVLDFARGVDVVTFDHEHVPQPVLRALVDAGVAVHPGPDALQYAQDKLAMRARLDELGMPQPDWAAVSDVAQLQAFLDDHGGRAVVKTPRGGYDGKGVRVVSVATEAEDWFAALAEDAHGGALLAEELVDFRRELSQQVARRPSGPVMAYPVVETVQRDGVCAEVIAPAPHISTRLAEVAGQVGVAIAAGLEVTGMLAVEMFETTDDRVLVNELAMRPHNSGHWSQDGAVTSQFEQHLRAVLDLPLGDPAPRQPWAVMVNILGGPAEGSIDARFAEVMAEHPDVKIHTYGKDPRPGRKVGHVNAVGDDLDDVVYDARAAAAFFAD; from the coding sequence ATGACCCTGCGAGTCGGAGTGGTGGGCGGCGGCCAGCTGGCCCGGATGATGATCGCCCCGGCGGTCGAGATCGGCATCGAGCTGAGCGTGCTCGCCGAGCAAGAGGGCATGGCGGCGAAACTCGCGGCGTCTGCCGTCGGCGATTATCACGATGAGCAGACCGTGCTCGACTTCGCTCGTGGCGTCGACGTCGTCACCTTCGACCATGAGCACGTGCCGCAGCCGGTGCTGCGTGCGCTCGTCGATGCGGGGGTGGCCGTGCACCCGGGTCCCGACGCGCTGCAGTACGCGCAAGACAAGCTCGCCATGCGCGCCCGGCTCGACGAGCTCGGGATGCCGCAGCCCGACTGGGCAGCCGTGTCCGATGTCGCGCAGCTGCAGGCGTTCCTCGACGACCACGGCGGTCGCGCGGTCGTAAAGACCCCGCGCGGCGGTTACGACGGCAAGGGCGTGCGCGTCGTGTCGGTCGCGACCGAGGCCGAGGACTGGTTCGCCGCCCTCGCCGAAGACGCGCACGGCGGGGCGCTGCTGGCTGAAGAGCTCGTCGACTTCCGCCGTGAGCTGTCGCAGCAGGTGGCCCGCCGCCCCTCCGGCCCGGTCATGGCGTACCCGGTCGTCGAGACCGTGCAGCGTGACGGCGTGTGCGCCGAGGTCATCGCGCCCGCACCGCACATCAGCACGCGCCTGGCCGAGGTCGCCGGGCAGGTCGGCGTCGCTATCGCCGCGGGCCTGGAGGTGACCGGGATGCTGGCGGTCGAGATGTTCGAGACGACCGATGACCGCGTGCTGGTCAACGAGCTGGCGATGCGCCCGCACAACTCCGGCCACTGGTCGCAGGACGGCGCCGTGACCAGCCAGTTCGAGCAGCACCTGCGCGCGGTGCTCGACCTGCCGCTGGGCGACCCCGCGCCGCGCCAGCCGTGGGCGGTCATGGTGAACATCCTGGGCGGACCCGCCGAGGGCTCGATCGACGCGCGGTTCGCCGAGGTCATGGCCGAACACCCCGACGTCAAGATCCACACGTATGGCAAAGACCCGCGCCCCGGCCGCAAGGTCGGGCACGTGAACGCCGTGGGCGACGACCTCGACGATGTCGTCTACGACGCCCGCGCCGCGGCCGCCTTCTTCGCCGACTGA
- a CDS encoding PH domain-containing protein, giving the protein MTQPTSIGGRPLTPAPGMPTPELRIARIRPHARRLIWSALVLIAVAGATGYFYDNLPSPFENWMLIAAAAVIVLLLVVLPFAAWRGHIYLLTTERVIERRGVMVTHRRELAHARGYTITLRRGILQRLWGTGTLVLSNGIEAPLLLHNIPRPALVHEVLVDQVEVNQILAHRDSQLPG; this is encoded by the coding sequence ATGACGCAGCCGACGAGCATCGGGGGCCGGCCTCTCACGCCGGCGCCGGGAATGCCGACGCCCGAGCTGCGCATCGCGCGCATCCGGCCGCACGCCCGGCGTCTCATCTGGTCGGCCCTCGTGCTCATCGCGGTGGCCGGCGCGACCGGGTACTTCTACGACAACCTGCCCTCGCCGTTCGAGAACTGGATGCTCATCGCCGCCGCGGCGGTCATCGTGTTGCTGCTGGTCGTGCTGCCGTTCGCGGCGTGGCGCGGTCACATCTACCTGCTGACCACCGAGCGGGTCATCGAACGCCGCGGCGTGATGGTCACGCACCGGCGTGAGCTCGCTCACGCCCGCGGGTACACGATCACCCTGCGCCGCGGCATCCTGCAGCGTCTGTGGGGAACGGGCACACTCGTCCTCTCCAACGGCATCGAGGCGCCGCTGCTGCTGCACAACATCCCGCGGCCGGCGCTCGTGCACGAGGTGCTGGTCGACCAGGTCGAGGTGAACCAGATCCTCGCGCACCGCGACAGCCAGCTGCCCGGCTGA
- a CDS encoding biotin--[acetyl-CoA-carboxylase] ligase, with protein MTDAYPRIASVTPRLRVVASTGSTNADAVAGAAADPVGWPHLAVLLTADQRSGRGRLDRTWTTPAGAALAVSVLVRIPRIPVERRGWVPLAAGAAMTRAVGAQLRGSGHTVGLKWPNDVLVDGGKICGILASVVPGEPDAVVIGSGVNTRMRAEDLPVPTATSFAALEREVDEDQLIADYLVALDEQLSALARGGAGASGVRGEVEALCLTLGSDVRVSMPNGEVLLGRAQRLDDEGRLVVAAGADETAVSAGDVVHVRPDAASRP; from the coding sequence ATGACTGACGCCTACCCGCGCATCGCCAGTGTGACCCCGCGGCTGCGGGTCGTGGCATCCACCGGCTCGACGAATGCGGATGCCGTGGCCGGGGCCGCGGCGGATCCCGTGGGCTGGCCGCACCTGGCGGTGCTGCTGACGGCCGACCAGCGGTCGGGGCGCGGGCGGCTCGACCGCACCTGGACCACCCCCGCAGGCGCGGCGCTGGCGGTGTCGGTGCTGGTGCGCATTCCGCGGATCCCGGTCGAGCGGCGCGGGTGGGTGCCGCTGGCCGCCGGCGCCGCGATGACGCGAGCGGTGGGTGCGCAGCTGCGAGGATCCGGCCACACCGTCGGCCTGAAGTGGCCCAACGACGTGCTCGTGGACGGCGGAAAGATCTGCGGCATCCTCGCATCGGTCGTCCCCGGCGAACCGGACGCCGTCGTCATCGGCTCGGGTGTCAACACCCGGATGCGCGCCGAAGACCTGCCCGTGCCCACGGCGACCTCGTTCGCGGCCCTGGAGCGTGAGGTGGACGAAGACCAGCTCATCGCCGATTACCTCGTGGCGCTCGACGAGCAGCTGTCTGCGCTCGCCCGCGGGGGAGCGGGCGCGTCCGGTGTGCGCGGCGAGGTCGAGGCGCTCTGCCTGACCCTGGGGTCGGACGTGCGCGTGTCGATGCCGAACGGCGAGGTGCTGCTCGGGCGCGCGCAGCGCCTGGACGACGAGGGCCGCCTGGTCGTCGCCGCCGGCGCCGACGAGACCGCCGTGTCGGCCGGCGATGTCGTGCACGTGCGGCCGGATGCGGCATCCCGCCCCTGA
- a CDS encoding acyl-CoA carboxylase subunit beta: MRARFQEAVTDAEAKAQSKQHAKGKNTARERIEMLLDTGSFTEIDEYVRHRTTTFGMEKARPYGDSVVTGVGTIHGRTVAVYAQDFSTFGGSLGEVSGEKIIKVMELALRNGVPIIGILDSGGARIQEGVVALGKYGEIFRLNTAASGVIPQISIIMGPAAGGAVYGPALTDFVIMVDKTSQMFVTGPDVIKTVTGEDVGMEELGGAFTHNTRSGVAHYLADDEDDAIDYARTMLGFLPDNNLAEVPVYESGFEWETTDADRFLNTIIPDSPNQPYDMHQVIAHVVDDGEFLEVQPLFAPNITIGFGRVEGRSVGIIANQPNQMAGTLNIDAGEKASRFVRFCDAFSIPIVTLVDVPGYLPGTDQEWTGVIRRGAKLLYAYAEATVPLVTVILRKAYGGAYIVMGSKQLGADVNVAWPTAEIAVMGGQGAVNILYRGELKRAEEAGEDVAAVRARLANEYTYSVTSPFLAAERGELDSIIEPAQTRVFIAKSLRALRGKRVTPAAKKHGNIPL, encoded by the coding sequence ATGCGCGCCCGCTTCCAGGAAGCGGTCACCGATGCCGAGGCGAAGGCGCAGAGCAAGCAGCACGCCAAGGGCAAGAACACAGCCCGCGAGCGCATCGAGATGCTGCTCGACACCGGCTCGTTCACCGAGATCGACGAGTACGTGCGCCACCGCACGACCACGTTCGGCATGGAGAAGGCACGTCCCTACGGCGACTCGGTCGTCACGGGGGTCGGCACGATCCACGGCCGCACGGTCGCTGTGTACGCGCAGGACTTCTCCACCTTCGGCGGGTCGTTGGGCGAGGTGTCGGGCGAGAAGATCATCAAGGTCATGGAGCTGGCGCTGCGCAACGGCGTGCCGATCATCGGCATTCTCGACTCGGGCGGCGCGCGCATCCAGGAGGGCGTCGTGGCCCTCGGCAAGTACGGTGAGATCTTCCGGCTGAACACCGCCGCGTCGGGCGTCATCCCGCAGATCTCGATCATCATGGGGCCTGCCGCCGGTGGCGCCGTGTACGGGCCGGCCCTCACCGACTTCGTCATCATGGTCGACAAGACCAGCCAGATGTTCGTGACCGGCCCCGACGTCATCAAGACCGTCACCGGCGAAGACGTCGGCATGGAGGAGCTCGGCGGCGCGTTCACGCACAACACCCGCTCGGGCGTCGCGCATTACCTCGCCGACGACGAGGACGACGCGATCGACTACGCGCGCACGATGCTCGGGTTCCTGCCCGACAACAACCTCGCCGAGGTGCCGGTGTACGAGAGCGGCTTCGAGTGGGAGACCACCGACGCCGACCGGTTCCTCAACACGATCATCCCCGACTCGCCTAACCAGCCGTACGACATGCACCAGGTGATCGCGCATGTCGTCGACGACGGCGAGTTCCTCGAAGTGCAGCCGCTGTTCGCCCCGAACATCACGATCGGCTTCGGCCGCGTCGAGGGCCGTTCGGTCGGCATCATCGCGAACCAGCCCAACCAGATGGCCGGCACCCTCAACATCGACGCGGGTGAGAAGGCGAGCCGCTTCGTGCGGTTCTGCGACGCGTTCTCGATCCCGATCGTCACGCTCGTCGACGTGCCCGGATACCTGCCCGGCACCGACCAGGAGTGGACCGGCGTGATCCGCCGCGGCGCGAAGCTGCTGTATGCGTACGCCGAGGCGACGGTGCCGCTGGTCACCGTCATCCTGCGCAAGGCATACGGCGGGGCTTACATCGTCATGGGATCGAAGCAGCTCGGTGCCGATGTCAACGTCGCGTGGCCGACCGCCGAGATCGCGGTGATGGGCGGGCAGGGCGCCGTCAACATCCTGTACCGCGGCGAGCTCAAGCGCGCCGAAGAGGCGGGTGAGGATGTCGCGGCCGTACGTGCGCGTCTGGCCAACGAGTACACCTACTCGGTGACCTCGCCGTTCCTGGCCGCCGAGCGCGGCGAGCTCGACAGCATCATCGAGCCTGCACAGACCCGCGTGTTCATCGCGAAGTCGCTGCGCGCGCTCCGCGGCAAGCGCGTGACGCCGGCCGCGAAGAAGCACGGTAACATCCCGCTATGA
- a CDS encoding acyl-CoA carboxylase subunit epsilon, whose amino-acid sequence MTSGDVTGAPPQIDVVRGNPTDVELAALIAVVSEAYAREEESATATECGRRSPWEISSRSLRRPLRRELGWRNFTA is encoded by the coding sequence ATGACCTCGGGGGACGTCACGGGCGCACCGCCGCAGATCGACGTGGTGCGTGGGAATCCGACCGACGTCGAACTCGCGGCGCTCATCGCCGTCGTGAGCGAGGCGTACGCGCGCGAGGAAGAGTCGGCCACCGCAACGGAGTGCGGTCGGCGCAGCCCCTGGGAGATCTCTTCGCGCAGCCTTCGCCGGCCGCTGCGCCGCGAGCTCGGCTGGCGCAACTTCACCGCCTGA